A part of Pectinatus sottacetonis genomic DNA contains:
- the rplS gene encoding 50S ribosomal protein L19, producing the protein MNIIQVLEQEQLRTDIPQFQPGDTVRVHVKVVEGTHERIQMFEGVVIARQGSGVREMFTVRRMSYGIGVERTFLVHSPRLAKIDVIRKGVVRRAKLYYLRNLTGKAARIKERR; encoded by the coding sequence ATGAATATCATCCAAGTATTGGAACAGGAACAATTAAGAACAGATATTCCTCAGTTCCAACCAGGTGACACCGTACGCGTGCATGTAAAAGTTGTTGAAGGAACTCATGAACGTATTCAGATGTTTGAAGGTGTTGTAATAGCTCGCCAGGGTAGTGGTGTACGAGAAATGTTTACCGTAAGACGTATGTCATATGGTATTGGTGTTGAACGTACTTTTCTTGTTCATTCTCCGCGTTTAGCAAAAATTGATGTTATACGCAAAGGCGTTGTACGCAGAGCAAAACTTTACTACTTACGCAATCTTACTGGTAAAGCTGCCCGTATAAAAGAAAG